The genomic segment TTTTTCATATTATTTTTGACAGTACCTTCTTCTAAACAAGGAGCTTTTATCATGAAAAATATTCCGAAGGTGAAAACGGGCATCGTGGCGGTAAGCAGGGACTGCTTTCCGGCCGAGCTGTCACGGTCGCGGAAAAATCGCGTAATAGAGGAATGCCTCGCAAGAAATATCCCAGTAATCGGATGCGATACCCTGGTGGAAAACGAGCGGGATGTCCTGGCCGCCCTCGATGAAATCGAGCAGAAAGGGATAAACGCCCTGGTGGTTTATCTGGGAAATTTCGGCCCGGAAGGCCCCCTTTCCTTGCTCGCCGATAAGTTCGGAGGTCCGGTGATGCTCGCCGCGGCCGCCGAGGAATCGGGGAAGGACCTGTTCGGCGGGAGAGGAGACGCTTTCTGCGGCATGCTCAACGCCTCCTATAACTGCGATCTTCGCTATCTATCGCCCTATATACCCGAATATCCGGCGGGGACACCTTCCGAGGTCGCAGAAATGATCAGTGAATTCATCCCGGTTGCCAGGGTGCTCCTGGGAATCTCCAGCCTGAAAATTTTCTCCTTCGGGCCTCGTCCCCAGGATTTTCTCGCCTGCAACGCCCCGATCAAGCCGCTCTACGACCTGGGAATAGAGATCATGGAAAACAGCGAGCTTGATCTGTATGACCGGTTCCTTCAGGCGGAAAACGATCCCGGCATTGCAGACACCGCCCGTGAGATGGCCAAAGAGCTGGGCGAGGGAAACGCTTATCCCGACCTTCTCCGTAAACTGGCGCAGTTCGAGCGCGCCCTCATCGCATTCGCCGAGGATAATCTCGGGGCCTCTCAGTTCGGCATATTCGCCAACAAATGCTGGCCCTCGTTCGAAAAATATTTCGGATTCGTCCCCTGCTATGTCAACTCACGGCTGGCGAACAGCGGGATACCGGTATCCTGCGAGGTGGACATCTACGGCGCCCTGAGCGAGTACATGGTCTGCGCCGCGTCAGGCATTACCGCCACCCTGCTCGACATCAACAACACAGTCCCTTACGACATGATCGATGCAGCCGGCGACCGAATGAAGGGCTATAGTTCGACCGATCTTTTTATGGGATTCCACTGCGGCAACAGCCCCGCAAGCTGCATGGCCGATTTCTCCCTGAAATACCAGCTCATTATGCACCGTCTCATGGAGCCGGGATCACCCCCCAACATCACCAGGGGAACGCTCGAAGGCAGCCTTCGCCCCGGAGACATCACCCTTTTTCGTTTGCAATCCTCCGCCGACACACAGCTTCGCTCCTATGCAGCGCAGGGGGAGATTCTTGACATAAATCCCCGGTCATTCGGCGGAATCGGCATTTTCGCGGTGAAAGAGATGGGGAGATTCTACCGTCATATCCTCATCGGAAAGCAGTTCCCGCATCACACAGCAGTCGGATTCGCCCATGCCGGAAAAACGCTTTTCAGCGCTGTAAAGATGCTCGGGATTGACGATGTTTCATTCAACCAGCCGCGCGGGATGTATTATGAAGGAGAGAACCCGTTTGCCCCCTAACCCTCTGTCCCTTGCCGCTTCGCGGGAACGATGAAACCGTTTACCCCCGAAGGGGGCAAGGGAAGTCGTTGAACCAAAGTCTGTTCCTGCTCCCTCCGGGGAAAGGGAGTTGCTTTCCGAAATCCATTGCTTTTACCTGTTCATAGAGCTACTTTTATAGAAAATATCCCACTATCAATTTGGCCGGTTACTCACCCTATGGAACTCAATCTCAAGCCATCGCACAAAGCAGTGAAGGATTATTATGATGCCCTCCAGAAATTCACCTCTCTCGGTTATGAGAATGAAGGGGCGGTAAAGAACGCCTTCGCAAAACTCCTCCGTACGGCAGCAAAACGGTTCGGCTTTACATTGATTGAGGAATATCCCATAAAGAAAAACGGCGCTTCCATAGCGGTAGACGGCGCGCTTCTCGATGACTTCAAGCTGAGTCACGGCTATTGGGAGGCCAAGGATACGCAGGATGACCTCGAAAAGGAAGTAAAAAAGAAGTTCATAAAAGGCTACCCGCAGGACAACATCATCTTCCAGGCCCCGGAACGGGCGCTCGTTTATCGAAACGGGTCCAAGGTGTTCGATGAAACAATAACCGAGCCGGAACGCCTCATCAAGGCGCTCGAAGTCTTTTTCAGCTACCAGCCCCCGCACTATCCCGAATGGCGGAAAGCGGTAGAGGAATTCAGGGACAAGGTTCCTCAGATCGCGAAGGGCATTCTCGAACTCATCGAAAAAGAGCGCCAATCCAACACGCAGTTTATCGAGGCGTTCAACGGGTTTGCCGATCTCTGCCGCCGCTCTATCAATCCCAATCTAGCGCCGGAAGCCATCGAGGAAATGCTCATCCAGCATCTTTTGACCATCCGTATTTTCAGCAAAATTTTTGACAATCCCGATTTCGCCAACAAGAACATCATCGCCCGCGAGATCGAAAAGGTCATCGACGCTCTCACGTCCCACCATTTCAGCAAGGGGGAGTTCCTTAAATCGCTTGACCCGTTTTATCTTTCCATTGAAAACACCGCCTCCTCCATTAGCGATTTCTCGCAAAAACAGGACTTCCTCAATACCGTCTACGAAAAATTCTTCCAGGGCTTCTCGGTCAAAATCGCCGACACACACGGCATCGTCTACACGCCCCAATCTATCGTCAACTTCATCGTCAATTCCGTCGAGGACATCCTCCAGCGTGAATTCAACCGCTCCCTCTCCGATGAGAACGTCCACATCCTCGACCCGTTCGTAGGAACCGGGAATTTCATCATCCACGTCATGCGAAAAATCAAAAGAACCGCGCTTCCCTATAAATACGCTAACGAAATCCACTGCAACGAGGTGATGCTTCTTCCGTACTACATCGCGTCTATGAACATCGAGCACGCCAATTACGAAATGACCGGGGAGTACCAGCCGTTCGAGGGGATATGCCTCGTGGATACGTTCGGGCTGGCGGAGCCGCAGCAGGGCGATCTGTTCACCGAGAAAAACACAGAGCGTGTCCAAAATCAGAAAAAAGCGCCGATTTTCGTAATCCTTGGCAATCCGCCTTACAATGCGGGGCAGGTGAATGAGAACGATAACAACAAGAATAGGAAATACCCGGTGATTGATAAGAGGGTGAAGGATACGTATGCGAAGGATTCAAAGGCACAATTAGTTAGAAAATTGAGGGATCCTTATATCAAAGCTTTTCGTTGGGCTTCTGATAGAATTGGTAAAGAAGGGATTATCGCATTTGTAACAAATAATAGTTATATTGATGACATATCATTTGACGGAATGCGAAAACATTTATTTTCGGATTTCAATCATATTTATGTTTTTGATTTAAAAGGAAATATACGAAAAGATTCAATGCGTGATGGTATCCCTTTGGGAGAGAAACATACAGTTTTTGGACTATCTGCAATGGTTGGGGTATCAATAACTTTATTAATAAAAAATCAAAAAGAAAATGAACATAGAATATTTTATTATAATGTTCACTTCAGGGCCACAAGAAAAGAGAAGTTTGAACTTATTGATAATGCAAAAGTTATTCATAACTTGCCGTTAAAAGAAATTTCCCCTGATAGAAATTATACATGGCTAAAGGAGGGTCTAAATGAGACGTTCAATTTTTTACTCCCGTTGGGCATAAAAAAAGGGAGTAGGGGCGATGAGAAATCCATATTCAATCTTTTCTTTCTTGGGATATCTACGAATAGGGATAGTTTTGCTTATAGTTTTAATGGAAAAACATTAAAAGATAATGTTTCTTTTTTTTCTGACGAATACCATAAAGCAATGGCTATTTTCCCAGATGGGAAAGACATAAATATTGACAATGAATTATCATA from the Candidatus Latescibacter sp. genome contains:
- a CDS encoding fucose isomerase, giving the protein MKNIPKVKTGIVAVSRDCFPAELSRSRKNRVIEECLARNIPVIGCDTLVENERDVLAALDEIEQKGINALVVYLGNFGPEGPLSLLADKFGGPVMLAAAAEESGKDLFGGRGDAFCGMLNASYNCDLRYLSPYIPEYPAGTPSEVAEMISEFIPVARVLLGISSLKIFSFGPRPQDFLACNAPIKPLYDLGIEIMENSELDLYDRFLQAENDPGIADTAREMAKELGEGNAYPDLLRKLAQFERALIAFAEDNLGASQFGIFANKCWPSFEKYFGFVPCYVNSRLANSGIPVSCEVDIYGALSEYMVCAASGITATLLDINNTVPYDMIDAAGDRMKGYSSTDLFMGFHCGNSPASCMADFSLKYQLIMHRLMEPGSPPNITRGTLEGSLRPGDITLFRLQSSADTQLRSYAAQGEILDINPRSFGGIGIFAVKEMGRFYRHILIGKQFPHHTAVGFAHAGKTLFSAVKMLGIDDVSFNQPRGMYYEGENPFAP
- a CDS encoding type ISP restriction/modification enzyme, with the protein product MELNLKPSHKAVKDYYDALQKFTSLGYENEGAVKNAFAKLLRTAAKRFGFTLIEEYPIKKNGASIAVDGALLDDFKLSHGYWEAKDTQDDLEKEVKKKFIKGYPQDNIIFQAPERALVYRNGSKVFDETITEPERLIKALEVFFSYQPPHYPEWRKAVEEFRDKVPQIAKGILELIEKERQSNTQFIEAFNGFADLCRRSINPNLAPEAIEEMLIQHLLTIRIFSKIFDNPDFANKNIIAREIEKVIDALTSHHFSKGEFLKSLDPFYLSIENTASSISDFSQKQDFLNTVYEKFFQGFSVKIADTHGIVYTPQSIVNFIVNSVEDILQREFNRSLSDENVHILDPFVGTGNFIIHVMRKIKRTALPYKYANEIHCNEVMLLPYYIASMNIEHANYEMTGEYQPFEGICLVDTFGLAEPQQGDLFTEKNTERVQNQKKAPIFVILGNPPYNAGQVNENDNNKNRKYPVIDKRVKDTYAKDSKAQLVRKLRDPYIKAFRWASDRIGKEGIIAFVTNNSYIDDISFDGMRKHLFSDFNHIYVFDLKGNIRKDSMRDGIPLGEKHTVFGLSAMVGVSITLLIKNQKENEHRIFYYNVHFRATRKEKFELIDNAKVIHNLPLKEISPDRNYTWLKEGLNETFNFLLPLGIKKGSRGDEKSIFNLFFLGISTNRDSFAYSFNGKTLKDNVSFFSDEYHKAMAIFPDGKDINIDNELSYDKIKWSRNLKRHLKKRDRIIINEESIRKSMYRPFVKKNLYFSDIIIDELSSNHKLFPIPETEQENLVICVRAIGNNKPFHSLMTNIIPDLHLTGDSQCFPFYTYSKDGSNRTENITDWSLEQFLSHYSAPSITKWDIFYYIYGVLHHPGYREKYAANLRRELPRIPFAPDFSAFSEAGKLLADLHVNYEHKEEYPLAEIETPGKQLDWRVEKMKLSKDKTRLIYNDFLTLADIPPEVYEYRLGNRSALEWIVDQYRVTTDKRSGITNDPNNEEDRWYIRSLIKKIVTVSLETVRIVKGLQKFEENTAP